In Massilia forsythiae, one DNA window encodes the following:
- a CDS encoding cytochrome C assembly family protein: MQTILFIAAAILYAVCALLPSRQGAAISGVTAAAWVLHGAGLWPDVVSNGALRVGFAFMLSAALWISVAAYWIENRNFALDGMRRMVMPCAAVAAVLPPLFPGNLMPVPAQSPAFGWHVAVAVMAYSTLTIAAFHAVLMALQEARLHTRDSRPGWLGGAIDQLPALLTMEKLLFRMIWIGFVLLSLTVLSGVVFSEQLFGKALRWDHKNVFALLSWILFAALLVGRSWRGWRGKTALRFTLAGFATLVLAYVGSRFVFEVVLHRGFL; this comes from the coding sequence ATGCAAACCATCTTATTCATTGCCGCGGCGATCCTGTACGCGGTATGCGCCCTGCTGCCGTCGCGGCAGGGCGCCGCCATTTCCGGGGTCACCGCGGCGGCCTGGGTGCTGCATGGTGCCGGACTGTGGCCGGACGTGGTGTCGAACGGGGCGCTGCGCGTCGGCTTCGCCTTCATGCTGTCGGCGGCGTTGTGGATTTCGGTGGCTGCCTACTGGATCGAGAACCGCAATTTCGCGCTGGACGGCATGCGCCGCATGGTGATGCCGTGCGCGGCCGTGGCGGCGGTGCTGCCGCCGCTGTTCCCGGGCAACCTGATGCCGGTGCCGGCCCAGTCGCCGGCCTTCGGCTGGCACGTGGCGGTGGCGGTGATGGCCTACAGCACGCTCACCATCGCCGCCTTCCACGCGGTGCTGATGGCGCTGCAGGAGGCGCGCCTGCATACGCGCGATTCCAGGCCGGGCTGGCTGGGCGGGGCCATCGACCAGCTGCCGGCGCTGCTGACCATGGAAAAGCTGCTGTTCCGGATGATCTGGATCGGCTTCGTGCTGCTCAGCCTGACCGTGCTGTCCGGCGTGGTGTTTTCCGAACAGCTGTTCGGCAAGGCGCTGCGCTGGGACCACAAGAACGTGTTCGCGCTGCTGTCGTGGATCCTGTTCGCGGCGCTGCTGGTGGGGCGCAGCTGGCGCGGCTGGCGCGGCAAGACCGCGTTGCGCTTCACGCTGGCGGGATTCGCCACGCTGGTGCTGGCCTATGTCGGCAGCCGTTTCGTCTTCGAAGTCGTCTTGCACCGGGGGTTCCTATGA
- a CDS encoding sigma-54-dependent transcriptional regulator produces the protein MSAPRVLVVDDEADLRELLEITLLKMGLDVDSAATIREARALLADKDYALVLTDMRLPDGLGLELVREVAASHRGTPIAVITAYGSAENAVVALKAGAFDYVSKPVVLDDLRAMVRSALKLSATGMEPGAADGQAAAVDGAGSRLIGGSQAMQALRAQIERLARSQAPVAINGESGSGKELAAREIHARSARAGKPFVAVNCGAIPEALMEAEFFGYRKGAFTGATDERDGFFQAAAGGTLMLDEVADLPLAMQVKLLRAIQERRVRKIGATAEEPVDVRIVSATHKDLARCVETGVFRQDLFYRLNVIELSLPPLRERLDDLPLLVDAVLARLAGPGGARLGAGALDLLQTYSFPGNVRELENVLERALAFADGGMIEVGDLLLKGARVAPAAAPLAPAAGAAHTAGAAAGQVVAPGPDAHAAGAPSYAADGAAQPLPATGAPAPPAPGGASAAPAAGLLADGELPSNLPDYLNQVERDIILRALTQTQFNRTQAAGLLGISLRQLRYQMQKLDIHAPEP, from the coding sequence ATGAGCGCGCCGCGCGTGCTGGTGGTCGACGACGAGGCCGACCTGCGCGAACTGCTGGAGATCACGCTGCTCAAGATGGGCCTGGACGTCGACAGCGCCGCCACCATACGCGAGGCGCGCGCGCTGTTGGCCGACAAGGACTACGCGCTGGTGCTGACCGACATGCGCCTGCCCGACGGCCTCGGCCTGGAACTGGTGCGCGAGGTGGCGGCCAGCCACCGCGGCACGCCGATCGCCGTGATCACCGCCTACGGCAGCGCCGAGAACGCGGTGGTGGCGCTCAAGGCGGGCGCCTTCGACTACGTCTCCAAGCCGGTGGTGCTGGACGACCTGCGGGCGATGGTGCGCTCGGCGCTGAAGCTGTCCGCAACGGGAATGGAACCCGGCGCGGCGGACGGGCAGGCGGCCGCCGTGGACGGCGCCGGCTCGCGCCTGATCGGCGGCTCGCAGGCGATGCAGGCGCTGCGCGCCCAGATCGAACGGCTGGCGCGCTCGCAGGCGCCGGTCGCGATCAACGGCGAATCCGGCAGCGGCAAGGAGCTGGCGGCGCGCGAGATCCACGCCCGCAGCGCACGCGCCGGCAAGCCCTTCGTGGCGGTCAACTGCGGCGCGATCCCCGAGGCGTTGATGGAAGCCGAGTTCTTCGGCTACCGCAAGGGCGCCTTTACCGGCGCCACCGACGAGCGCGACGGCTTCTTCCAGGCCGCCGCCGGCGGCACCCTGATGCTGGACGAGGTGGCCGATTTGCCGCTGGCGATGCAGGTTAAATTGCTGCGCGCGATCCAGGAGCGGCGCGTGCGCAAGATCGGCGCCACCGCCGAGGAGCCGGTGGACGTGCGCATCGTCAGCGCCACGCACAAGGACCTGGCGCGCTGCGTCGAGACCGGCGTGTTCCGCCAGGATTTGTTCTACCGCCTTAACGTGATCGAACTGTCGCTGCCGCCGCTGCGCGAGCGGCTCGACGACCTGCCGCTGCTGGTCGACGCCGTGCTGGCGCGCCTGGCCGGGCCGGGCGGGGCGCGCCTGGGGGCCGGCGCCCTGGACCTGCTGCAGACCTATTCTTTTCCGGGCAACGTGCGCGAGCTGGAAAACGTGCTGGAGCGGGCGCTGGCGTTCGCCGACGGCGGCATGATCGAGGTCGGCGATCTGCTGCTGAAAGGGGCGCGCGTGGCGCCGGCCGCGGCGCCGCTGGCGCCCGCTGCCGGCGCGGCGCACACGGCCGGCGCGGCTGCTGGCCAGGTGGTGGCACCTGGGCCGGATGCGCACGCGGCGGGTGCGCCATCGTACGCAGCGGATGGCGCTGCGCAGCCGTTGCCGGCAACCGGCGCGCCGGCGCCGCCAGCACCTGGAGGCGCGTCCGCGGCGCCCGCCGCCGGCCTGCTGGCGGACGGTGAACTGCCCAGCAACCTGCCCGATTACCTGAACCAGGTCGAGCGCGACATCATCCTGCGCGCGCTGACCCAGACCCAGTTCAACCGCACGCAAGCCGCCGGCCTGCTCGGCATCAGCCTGCGCCAGCTGCGCTACCAGATGCAGAAACTGGACATCCACGCACCGGAACCCTGA
- a CDS encoding PP0621 family protein, with protein sequence MTRLLFWIALVILVVMAVRSKVRAALARAQHGGMQGGAHGGVHGAGPMPGMGAGAGPGVGARADYGRVEDASERMTSCTRCGIYFPASEAVREGGRDYCCAAHARQQAADMPGA encoded by the coding sequence ATGACGCGACTGTTATTCTGGATTGCGCTCGTCATCCTGGTGGTGATGGCGGTGCGCAGCAAGGTGCGCGCGGCGCTGGCGCGCGCGCAGCACGGGGGCATGCAGGGCGGCGCTCATGGAGGGGTGCACGGCGCCGGCCCCATGCCGGGTATGGGCGCCGGCGCCGGACCGGGCGTCGGCGCGCGCGCGGACTACGGCCGCGTCGAGGACGCGTCCGAACGCATGACCAGCTGCACCCGCTGCGGCATCTACTTCCCGGCCTCGGAAGCGGTGCGCGAGGGCGGGCGGGATTATTGCTGCGCGGCGCACGCGCGCCAGCAGGCAGCGGACATGCCGGGTGCCTGA
- a CDS encoding glycosyltransferase family 4 protein, with the protein MIRVLVIHQNLPGQFRRLIRHLQGQPGYELTGIGEEAAVKREHLGPRLRAIVYRKPDGPGEKTHHYLRHFEGCVRRGQAVTRLCVALEKSGYEPDVVLCHPGWGEGLFVKDVFPRARLVVFCEFWWSGEGADVGFDPEYPVSFDDRLRIRMKNSVLMQSLMAADDGVAPTAWQRSVHPPELRPKIRTIHEGIDTAYLAPDADASLVLPDGTVLTRARPVLTYVARNLEPYRGFHVFMRSLPRLLAGNPDLRVVVVGGDEVSYGRRPPAGFASYRAALAAELDDSGQRVDWARVHFLGKLPFATYRTVLQVSSLHVYLTYPFVLSWSMLEAMAAGAPVLGSRTPPVEEVLRDGDNGYLTDFFDADALAGRALDPIARRHEIAATGLRGRETVLHHYDFETAGLPAYLDLLKPLPASSREAA; encoded by the coding sequence ATGATCCGCGTCCTCGTCATCCACCAGAATCTGCCCGGCCAGTTCCGGCGGCTGATCCGCCACCTGCAGGGCCAGCCCGGCTACGAGCTGACCGGCATCGGCGAAGAGGCCGCGGTGAAGCGCGAACACCTCGGGCCGCGCCTGCGCGCCATCGTCTACAGGAAGCCCGACGGGCCAGGCGAGAAGACCCACCACTACCTGCGCCATTTCGAGGGCTGCGTGCGGCGCGGCCAGGCGGTTACGCGTCTCTGCGTGGCGCTGGAGAAAAGCGGCTACGAACCTGACGTCGTGCTGTGCCATCCGGGCTGGGGAGAGGGCCTGTTCGTCAAGGACGTGTTCCCGCGCGCGCGCCTGGTCGTGTTCTGCGAATTCTGGTGGTCGGGCGAGGGCGCCGACGTCGGCTTCGATCCCGAGTACCCGGTGTCGTTCGACGACCGCCTGCGCATCCGCATGAAGAACTCGGTGCTGATGCAGTCGCTGATGGCGGCCGACGACGGCGTCGCGCCGACCGCCTGGCAGAGAAGCGTGCATCCGCCCGAGCTGCGCCCGAAGATCCGCACCATCCACGAAGGCATCGACACCGCCTACCTGGCGCCCGACGCGGACGCCAGCCTGGTCCTGCCGGACGGCACGGTGCTGACGCGCGCCCGGCCGGTGCTGACCTATGTCGCGCGCAACCTGGAGCCGTACCGCGGCTTCCACGTGTTCATGCGCAGCCTGCCGCGCCTGCTGGCCGGCAATCCGGACTTGCGGGTGGTGGTGGTCGGCGGGGACGAGGTCAGCTATGGGCGCCGTCCGCCGGCCGGTTTCGCCAGCTACCGCGCCGCGCTGGCGGCCGAATTGGATGACTCGGGCCAGCGGGTCGACTGGGCGCGCGTGCACTTCCTCGGCAAGCTGCCGTTCGCCACCTACCGCACGGTGCTGCAGGTGTCGAGCCTGCACGTCTATCTGACCTATCCGTTCGTGCTGTCGTGGTCGATGCTGGAAGCGATGGCCGCCGGCGCGCCGGTGCTGGGCTCGCGCACGCCGCCGGTGGAGGAAGTACTGCGCGACGGCGACAACGGTTACCTGACCGATTTCTTCGATGCCGATGCGCTGGCCGGGCGTGCGCTGGACCCGATCGCGCGCCGCCACGAGATCGCCGCCACCGGCCTGCGCGGCCGCGAGACCGTGCTGCACCACTACGATTTCGAGACGGCGGGCTTGCCGGCCTATCTCGACCTGCTCAAGCCGCTGCCGGCATCGTCCAGGGAGGCCGCATGA
- a CDS encoding ribonucleoside-diphosphate reductase subunit alpha translates to MQTSSDISINPHAAAAANAAANAADLVANADYRIIRRNGAVVPFQPNKIEVAVSKAFLAVNGESGRESARIRELVGELTTNAVAALVRRQPNGGTFHIEDVQDQVELSLMRSGEHDVAREYVLYRAKRMEERRAAKEAAGMTQSDAPQYSVVDAGVRRPLDMNEVASLINAACAGLEKHVDADAILAETVKNLYDGVPVEELHKSAILAARALMEKDPAYSQVTARILLHTIRKEVFGREVPQAGAAAEYITYFPQYVAKGIDNELLDEELGKFDLARLAKAIVADRDLQFGYIGLQTLYDRYFLHVRDVRIEMPQAFYMRVAMGLALREDDREARAIEFYNLLSSFDFMSSTPTLFNSGTRRSQLSSCYLTTVGDDLEDIYDAIKENALLSKFAGGLGNDWTPVRALGSRIKGTNGKSQGVVPFLKVANDTAVAVNQGGKRKGAVCAYLETWHLDIEEFLDLRKNTGDDRRRTHDMNTANWIPDLFMKRVMEKGEWSLFSPSEVPDLHDKVGRAFEEAYLGYEARAARGEMTVYKKVQALDLWRKMLSMLFETGHPWMTFKDPCNIRSPQQHVGVVHSSNLCTEITLNTNEDEIAVCNLGSVNMPAHMKGDGLDAVKLQKTIRTAMRMLDNVIDINYYAVDKARNSNLRHRPVGLGIMGFQDCLHMMRVPFASDKAVEFADRSMEAVCYYAYLASTELAEERGRYGSYEGSLWDRGILPQDSIRLLAEERGGYLEQDTSETMNWSVVRERIKRFGMRNSNCVAIAPTATISNIIGVSACIEPTFQNLYVKSNLSGEFTEINACLVRDLKARGLWDEVMINDLKYFDGSLSRIDRVPQDLRDIYATAFEVEPKWLVEAASRRQKWIDQAQSLNIYMAGASGKKLDETYKLAWLRGLKTTYYLRTIAATHMEKSTTRTGALNAVAVDGGLSAAGGAIPAPVAPVAAAPAASADVVEGAACYLRPGDAGFDECEACQ, encoded by the coding sequence ATGCAAACATCTTCGGACATTTCCATCAATCCGCACGCCGCGGCGGCAGCCAACGCAGCTGCCAATGCAGCCGACCTGGTCGCCAACGCCGACTACCGCATCATCCGCCGCAACGGCGCAGTGGTGCCGTTCCAGCCGAACAAGATCGAAGTCGCCGTGTCGAAAGCCTTCCTGGCCGTGAACGGCGAGAGCGGCCGCGAATCGGCCCGTATCCGCGAACTGGTCGGCGAGCTGACCACCAATGCGGTGGCCGCGCTGGTGCGCCGCCAGCCGAACGGCGGCACCTTCCACATCGAGGATGTGCAGGACCAAGTGGAATTGTCCCTGATGCGCTCGGGCGAGCATGACGTCGCGCGCGAATACGTGCTGTACCGCGCCAAGCGCATGGAAGAGCGCCGCGCCGCCAAGGAAGCGGCGGGCATGACCCAGTCCGACGCGCCGCAGTACAGCGTGGTCGACGCCGGCGTGCGCCGTCCGCTCGACATGAACGAGGTGGCAAGCCTGATCAACGCCGCCTGCGCCGGCCTGGAAAAGCACGTCGATGCCGACGCCATCCTGGCCGAGACCGTGAAAAATCTGTACGACGGCGTGCCGGTCGAGGAACTGCACAAGTCGGCCATCCTGGCGGCGCGCGCGCTGATGGAAAAGGACCCGGCCTACAGTCAGGTCACCGCGCGCATCCTGCTGCACACGATCCGCAAGGAAGTCTTCGGCCGCGAAGTGCCGCAGGCCGGCGCCGCCGCCGAATACATCACCTATTTCCCGCAGTACGTCGCCAAGGGCATCGACAACGAACTGCTGGACGAAGAGCTCGGCAAGTTCGACCTGGCGCGCCTGGCCAAGGCGATCGTCGCCGACCGCGACCTGCAGTTCGGCTACATCGGCCTGCAGACCCTGTACGACCGCTATTTCCTGCACGTGCGCGACGTGCGCATCGAGATGCCGCAGGCGTTCTACATGCGCGTGGCGATGGGCCTGGCGCTGCGTGAAGATGACCGCGAAGCGCGCGCGATCGAGTTCTATAACCTGCTGTCGAGCTTCGACTTCATGAGCTCGACCCCGACCCTATTCAACTCGGGCACGCGCCGCTCGCAGCTGTCGTCGTGCTACCTGACTACCGTCGGCGACGACCTGGAAGACATCTACGACGCCATCAAGGAAAACGCGTTGCTGTCGAAGTTCGCCGGCGGCCTGGGCAACGACTGGACCCCGGTGCGCGCGCTCGGCTCGCGCATCAAGGGCACCAACGGCAAGTCGCAGGGCGTGGTGCCGTTCCTGAAGGTGGCCAACGACACCGCGGTGGCGGTCAACCAGGGCGGCAAGCGCAAGGGCGCGGTGTGTGCCTACCTGGAAACCTGGCACCTGGACATCGAGGAATTCCTCGACCTGCGCAAGAACACCGGCGACGACCGCCGCCGCACCCACGACATGAACACGGCAAATTGGATTCCGGACCTGTTCATGAAGCGCGTGATGGAAAAGGGCGAGTGGAGCCTGTTCTCGCCGTCCGAAGTGCCGGACCTGCACGACAAGGTCGGCCGCGCGTTCGAGGAAGCCTATCTCGGCTACGAGGCGCGTGCCGCCCGCGGCGAGATGACCGTGTACAAGAAGGTGCAGGCGCTCGACCTGTGGCGCAAGATGCTGTCGATGCTGTTCGAGACCGGCCATCCGTGGATGACCTTCAAGGATCCGTGCAACATCCGCTCGCCGCAGCAGCACGTGGGCGTGGTGCACTCGTCGAACCTGTGCACCGAGATCACGCTGAACACCAACGAGGACGAGATCGCCGTCTGCAACCTGGGTTCGGTGAACATGCCGGCGCACATGAAGGGCGACGGCCTGGACGCGGTCAAGCTGCAGAAGACCATCCGCACCGCGATGCGCATGCTCGACAACGTCATCGACATCAACTACTACGCCGTCGACAAGGCGCGCAACTCGAACCTGCGCCACCGTCCGGTCGGCCTGGGCATCATGGGTTTCCAGGATTGCCTGCACATGATGCGCGTGCCGTTTGCCTCGGACAAGGCGGTGGAGTTCGCCGACCGCTCGATGGAAGCGGTGTGCTACTACGCCTACCTGGCCTCGACCGAACTGGCGGAAGAGCGCGGCCGCTACGGTTCGTACGAGGGTTCGCTGTGGGACCGCGGCATCCTGCCGCAGGACTCGATCAGGCTGCTGGCCGAGGAACGCGGCGGCTACCTGGAGCAGGACACCAGCGAGACCATGAACTGGAGCGTGGTGCGCGAGCGCATCAAGCGCTTCGGCATGCGCAACTCGAACTGCGTGGCGATCGCCCCGACCGCGACCATCTCGAACATCATCGGCGTGTCGGCCTGCATCGAGCCGACCTTCCAGAACCTGTACGTGAAGTCGAACCTGTCGGGCGAGTTCACCGAGATCAACGCCTGCCTGGTGCGCGACCTGAAGGCGCGCGGCCTGTGGGACGAGGTCATGATCAACGACCTGAAGTACTTCGACGGCTCGCTGTCGCGCATCGACCGCGTGCCGCAAGACCTGCGCGACATCTACGCGACGGCCTTCGAAGTCGAGCCGAAGTGGCTGGTGGAAGCCGCCTCGCGCCGCCAGAAGTGGATCGACCAGGCCCAGTCGCTGAACATCTACATGGCCGGCGCCTCGGGCAAGAAGCTGGACGAGACTTATAAACTGGCCTGGCTGCGCGGCCTGAAGACCACCTACTACCTGCGCACCATCGCCGCGACGCACATGGAGAAGTCGACCACCCGCACCGGCGCGCTGAACGCGGTGGCGGTGGATGGCGGCCTGTCGGCGGCGGGCGGCGCCATCCCGGCGCCGGTCGCACCGGTGGCCGCGGCGCCGGCGGCATCCGCCGATGTGGTGGAAGGCGCCGCCTGCTACCTGCGTCCGGGCGATGCCGGCTTCGACGAGTGCGAAGCCTGCCAGTAA
- a CDS encoding ribonucleotide-diphosphate reductase subunit beta: protein MALSWDDEPTTAAPAPAVAANVNPEAHAGTSAADVAKRVNADDKRIINGQTDVNQLVPFKYKWAWDKYLAGCANHWMPQEVNMQRDIELWKNPNGLTEDERRIVKRNLGFFVTADSLAANNIVLGTYRHITAPECRQYLLRQAFEEAIHTHAYQYIVESLGLDEKEIFNAYNEIPSIRDKDQFLIPFIDVINDPEFKTGTLENDQKLLKSIIVFACLMEGLFFYVGFTQILALGRQNKMTGAAEQYQYILRDESMHCNFGIDLINTIKMENPQLWTAEFRDELKALFTKAVELEYAYAEDTMPRGVLGLNAAMFKGYLRFIANRRAVQIGLDALFPNEENPFPWMSEMIDLKKERNFFETRVTEYQTGGALNWD from the coding sequence ATGGCTCTTTCCTGGGACGATGAACCGACCACCGCTGCACCGGCTCCCGCCGTTGCCGCCAACGTAAACCCCGAAGCGCACGCGGGCACCAGCGCCGCCGACGTCGCCAAGCGCGTCAACGCCGACGACAAGCGCATCATCAACGGCCAGACCGACGTCAACCAGCTGGTCCCGTTCAAGTACAAGTGGGCCTGGGACAAGTACCTGGCCGGCTGCGCCAACCACTGGATGCCGCAGGAAGTGAACATGCAGCGCGACATCGAGCTGTGGAAGAACCCGAACGGCCTGACCGAGGACGAGCGCCGCATCGTCAAGCGCAACCTGGGCTTCTTCGTCACCGCCGACTCTCTGGCCGCCAACAACATCGTGCTGGGCACCTACCGCCACATCACGGCGCCGGAATGCCGCCAGTACCTGCTGCGACAGGCCTTCGAGGAAGCGATCCACACCCACGCCTACCAGTACATCGTGGAATCGCTCGGCCTGGACGAGAAGGAAATCTTCAACGCCTACAACGAGATCCCGTCGATCCGCGACAAGGACCAGTTCCTGATCCCGTTCATCGACGTCATCAACGACCCGGAATTCAAGACTGGCACGCTGGAAAACGACCAGAAGCTGCTGAAGTCGATCATCGTGTTCGCCTGCCTGATGGAAGGCCTGTTCTTCTACGTCGGCTTCACCCAGATCCTGGCGCTGGGACGCCAAAATAAAATGACCGGCGCCGCCGAGCAGTACCAGTACATCCTGCGCGACGAGTCGATGCACTGCAACTTCGGCATCGACCTGATCAACACGATCAAGATGGAAAACCCGCAGCTGTGGACCGCCGAGTTCCGCGACGAGCTGAAGGCGCTGTTCACCAAGGCGGTGGAACTGGAATACGCGTACGCCGAAGACACCATGCCGCGCGGCGTGCTGGGCCTGAACGCGGCCATGTTCAAGGGCTACCTGCGCTTCATCGCCAACCGCCGCGCGGTGCAGATCGGCCTGGATGCGCTGTTCCCGAACGAAGAGAATCCGTTCCCGTGGATGAGCGAGATGATCGACCTGAAGAAGGAGCGCAACTTCTTCGAGACGCGCGTGACGGAATACCAGACCGGCGGCGCGCTGAACTGGGACTGA
- a CDS encoding ABC transporter ATP-binding protein yields the protein MDAHILIDKVNKTFASEGRQVDALHGIDLAIPRGQFVCLLGPSGCGKSTLLNAIAGFAPPSAGRVLVDGVAVGAPGPERGMVFQEYALFPWMTVEQNVGFGLEIKGLARAAIDARVAGLLRMLSLEDFARRYPKDLSGGMRQRVAIARVLALDSPILLMDEPFGALDALTRRNLQDELLRIWAELKKTVVFVTHSIEEAIYLADRIVVMTYRPGTVKRDLPVELPRLRDPAAPAFNALKRELGLLVMEEQQRHHEAEMRSAAVD from the coding sequence ATGGATGCGCACATCCTCATCGACAAGGTGAATAAGACCTTTGCCAGCGAAGGGCGCCAAGTGGACGCGCTGCACGGCATCGACCTGGCCATCCCGCGCGGCCAGTTCGTGTGCCTGCTGGGTCCCTCGGGCTGCGGCAAGTCGACGCTGCTGAACGCCATCGCCGGCTTCGCTCCGCCCAGCGCCGGCCGCGTGCTGGTGGACGGCGTCGCGGTCGGCGCGCCGGGGCCGGAGCGCGGCATGGTGTTCCAGGAATACGCGCTGTTTCCCTGGATGACGGTCGAGCAGAACGTCGGCTTCGGCCTGGAGATCAAGGGCCTGGCGCGGGCGGCCATCGATGCGCGCGTGGCCGGCTTGCTGCGCATGCTGTCGCTGGAGGATTTCGCGCGCCGCTATCCGAAGGACCTGTCCGGCGGTATGCGCCAGCGCGTGGCGATCGCGCGCGTGCTGGCGCTGGATTCCCCGATCTTGCTGATGGACGAGCCGTTCGGCGCGCTCGACGCGCTCACCCGGCGCAACCTCCAGGACGAACTGCTGCGCATCTGGGCCGAGCTGAAGAAGACAGTGGTGTTCGTCACCCACAGCATCGAGGAAGCGATCTACCTGGCCGACCGCATCGTGGTGATGACCTACCGGCCCGGCACCGTCAAGCGCGACCTGCCGGTGGAATTGCCGCGCCTGCGCGACCCGGCGGCGCCGGCGTTCAACGCGCTCAAGCGCGAGCTGGGGCTGCTGGTGATGGAAGAGCAGCAGCGCCATCATGAAGCGGAAATGCGGAGTGCGGCGGTGGATTGA
- a CDS encoding sensor histidine kinase, translated as MRRFVPGRPPAFQPPPLSAQSRQTFWRSLQTFTATRLMIAAVLLLYLSLDAGRGRLAGTAYAETCAAYVLAALLFALAARFRPRRFSLQLWAQVLADIFLISLLYLAAGGAHSGLGLLYLFPLAGAAILAPLLPALSAAALATLFVLGESAWQIFIRLQDPPLAQAGMTGAAFFALVLVVNRLAARLIGQEELAAQRGADLRVQQAIYRIVVDDVDDGILVLGRDGHVFSANPAARRMLGLEGEGRDAMHGEAAADAGNGFRLGDVAAFEPVAHSFAAWIGCCTGAGAAPPADYVTLKRWHDADGAVRGRLDQPVHLKLRFARVDTPDGAVERSVIFMQDVSAIENQAQQLKLASMGRLTASIAHEVRNPLSAIGHATALLAEDLHGKAEQRLLRIVNDNVGRVNRMVEDILKLSRKVQPNGEPVVLDGFLAELQAEFTETQGLAAGMVQVGASGGRSVRFDALHLREVLVNLLGNAVRYASGSPASIRVFPVPDATGRIELHVQDDGPGITPEVRAHLFEPFYTTSSKGTGLGLYLARELCLNNGAMLDYEYRVGGVGEEAGGEASGRFVITFAAAAQA; from the coding sequence ATGAGGCGCTTCGTCCCCGGCCGCCCGCCGGCGTTTCAGCCGCCGCCGCTTTCCGCGCAATCGCGCCAGACCTTCTGGCGCTCGCTGCAGACCTTCACCGCGACCCGCCTGATGATCGCGGCGGTGCTGCTGCTGTACCTGAGCCTGGACGCCGGGCGCGGGCGCCTGGCCGGCACCGCGTATGCCGAGACCTGCGCCGCGTACGTGCTGGCGGCGCTGCTGTTCGCGCTGGCCGCCCGCTTCCGGCCGCGCCGCTTCTCGCTGCAGCTCTGGGCCCAGGTGCTGGCCGACATCTTCCTGATCTCGCTGCTCTACCTCGCCGCTGGCGGCGCCCACAGCGGCCTCGGGCTGCTGTACCTGTTCCCGCTGGCCGGCGCCGCGATCCTGGCGCCGCTGCTGCCGGCGCTGTCCGCGGCGGCGCTGGCGACCCTGTTCGTGCTGGGCGAGAGCGCCTGGCAGATCTTCATCCGCCTGCAGGACCCGCCGCTGGCGCAGGCCGGCATGACCGGCGCCGCCTTTTTTGCGCTGGTGCTGGTGGTGAACCGCCTGGCCGCCCGGCTGATCGGCCAGGAAGAGCTGGCGGCGCAGCGTGGCGCCGACCTGCGCGTGCAGCAGGCCATCTACCGCATCGTGGTCGACGACGTCGACGACGGCATCCTGGTGCTGGGGCGCGACGGCCACGTGTTTTCCGCCAACCCGGCGGCGCGCCGCATGCTGGGACTGGAGGGAGAAGGACGCGACGCCATGCATGGCGAAGCGGCTGCGGACGCCGGCAACGGCTTCCGCCTGGGGGACGTCGCCGCGTTCGAGCCGGTGGCGCACAGCTTCGCGGCCTGGATCGGCTGCTGCACCGGCGCCGGCGCGGCGCCGCCGGCCGACTATGTCACGCTGAAGCGCTGGCACGACGCCGACGGCGCGGTGCGCGGCCGGCTCGACCAGCCGGTGCACCTGAAACTGCGCTTCGCGCGCGTGGACACGCCGGACGGCGCGGTCGAGCGCAGCGTGATCTTCATGCAGGACGTGAGCGCCATCGAGAACCAGGCGCAGCAATTGAAACTGGCGTCGATGGGGCGCCTGACCGCCAGCATCGCCCACGAAGTGCGCAATCCGCTGTCGGCGATCGGCCATGCGACCGCGCTACTGGCCGAGGACCTGCACGGCAAGGCGGAACAGCGCCTGCTGCGCATCGTCAACGACAACGTCGGGCGCGTGAACCGCATGGTCGAAGACATCCTGAAGCTGTCGCGCAAGGTGCAGCCGAACGGCGAGCCGGTGGTGCTGGACGGTTTCCTGGCCGAGCTGCAGGCCGAATTCACCGAGACGCAGGGCCTGGCCGCCGGCATGGTGCAGGTCGGCGCCAGCGGCGGGCGCAGCGTACGCTTCGACGCGCTGCACCTGCGCGAAGTGCTGGTCAACCTGCTCGGCAACGCGGTGCGCTACGCCAGCGGCAGCCCGGCCAGCATCCGCGTGTTCCCGGTGCCGGACGCCACCGGGCGCATCGAGCTGCACGTGCAGGACGACGGCCCCGGCATCACGCCGGAAGTGCGCGCGCACTTGTTCGAGCCGTTCTACACCACATCGAGCAAGGGCACCGGCCTGGGCCTGTACCTGGCGCGCGAACTGTGCCTGAACAACGGCGCCATGCTCGACTACGAATACCGCGTCGGCGGCGTGGGGGAAGAAGCCGGCGGCGAGGCCAGCGGCCGCTTCGTGATCACCTTCGCGGCCGCGGCGCAGGCATGA